Proteins from one candidate division KSB1 bacterium genomic window:
- a CDS encoding MFS transporter: protein MKAKNGRLSFFEKFGYSLGDVASNFYFQTFILFITYFYTDVYGISASAVATLFMVTRVWDAVNDPLMGMIADRTNTKMGKFRPFILWFAIPFGIIGVLTFTTPDFGMTGKIVYAYVTYILLIMLYTVVNVPYSALMGVLTEDPKERTVVASYRLIAAFVAGIIVQVSVMTLVRKLGGDNEQLGWQWTMSILSGVATVLLFITFAATKERVVPLHSQKTTMKQDFADLFKNIAWVCIAVVSVFTLIMIVVRNGSIMYYFKYYVKVVNLSFFGRELSIEFGTAASSFMIIGTILSIVGAILVGSLAKKIDKRKSYLWLLGLFAVTSVVFYVFSPDDFILMVLSQIIATTSLGALGVLQWSIFPDTADYSEWKTGRRATGLVMAASLFSIKLGLALGGSILAWLLALFGFQPNVAQSPDTLIGIRLIISVFPAVFAVLAFIVMWLYPLDQSILDQVESALQKRRQQKGGADAAVVE from the coding sequence ATGAAAGCAAAGAACGGCCGCCTATCCTTTTTTGAAAAATTCGGTTACAGTCTGGGCGATGTTGCATCGAATTTCTATTTTCAAACCTTTATTCTCTTTATAACCTATTTTTATACGGATGTATACGGCATTTCCGCAAGCGCCGTTGCCACTTTGTTTATGGTAACCCGGGTCTGGGATGCGGTTAATGATCCTCTAATGGGCATGATCGCGGACCGCACCAACACGAAAATGGGCAAGTTTCGGCCATTTATTCTGTGGTTTGCCATCCCGTTCGGCATCATAGGCGTGTTGACATTTACCACGCCGGATTTTGGTATGACCGGCAAAATCGTGTATGCTTATGTCACTTATATTTTGCTGATCATGTTATATACGGTGGTCAATGTTCCTTATTCGGCATTGATGGGTGTGTTAACCGAGGACCCCAAGGAACGCACGGTGGTCGCATCATACAGACTGATCGCCGCGTTTGTTGCCGGGATTATTGTACAGGTTTCCGTTATGACACTGGTGCGTAAACTCGGAGGCGATAATGAACAGCTGGGATGGCAATGGACCATGAGCATATTGTCCGGTGTCGCCACCGTGCTCTTGTTTATCACATTTGCCGCGACCAAAGAGCGCGTTGTACCGCTGCACAGTCAGAAAACAACCATGAAGCAGGATTTTGCCGATCTGTTTAAAAATATTGCCTGGGTCTGTATTGCGGTCGTCAGTGTTTTTACACTGATTATGATTGTGGTGAGAAACGGAAGCATTATGTATTATTTTAAATATTATGTAAAGGTTGTTAATTTATCGTTTTTCGGCAGAGAGTTGTCCATTGAATTTGGTACCGCGGCCTCTTCCTTTATGATCATAGGTACGATTTTATCCATTGTTGGTGCCATATTGGTCGGTTCTCTGGCTAAAAAAATTGATAAACGCAAGTCTTATCTCTGGCTGCTGGGCCTGTTTGCCGTGACGTCCGTTGTCTTTTATGTGTTCAGTCCGGATGATTTTATTCTGATGGTCCTGTCTCAGATCATTGCAACGACATCCCTTGGCGCACTGGGTGTATTGCAATGGTCCATTTTCCCGGATACCGCGGATTATTCGGAATGGAAAACCGGACGCCGTGCGACCGGCCTGGTCATGGCCGCTTCGTTGTTTTCCATCAAACTGGGATTGGCACTGGGAGGCTCTATACTCGCGTGGCTGTTGGCGTTGTTCGGTTTCCAGCCCAATGTGGCGCAATCACCGGATACTCTGATCGGCATCAGACTGATTATCAGCGTATTCCCGGCGGTGTTTGCTGTGCTTGCGTTTATTGTCATGTGGCTGTATCCGCTTGATCAGTCTATACTGGATCAGGTGGAAAGTGCACTGCAGAAACGACGACAACAAAAAGGAGGTGCTGATGCTGCAGTCGTGGAATAA
- a CDS encoding glycoside hydrolase family 3 C-terminal domain-containing protein: protein MAHEKFRDTDTPADERIKDLLSKMTLEEKVSQMLHESAAIPKLGIPAYTWWNECLHGVARSGRASVFPQAIGMAAAFDDDLVYRVADAISDEARAIFHAAEDRKSLPRYSGLTFWTPNINIFRDPRWGRGQETYGEDPVLTARLGVAFVKGLQGDHPKYMKAAACAKHYAVHSGPEGNRHHFNAQAGLKDMQETYLPAFKALVDAGVEAVMCAYNRTNDEACCGSQVLIQDILRDHWGFEGHVVSDCWAIRDFHEHHNVTKNAVESAALALKRGINLNCGDVYKNLTQAVNQGLVEEKEIDKSLAYLLKTKIKLGLFDPPENNPYTQIGTEVIGCEKHRQLSSEVAQKSVVLLKNDGILPLKKDIRYLFVTGPQATSTEVLMGNYYGVNEKMVTLLEGVVNKLEVGSFIQYKHGCLLDRDNANPFDWTSGDATEADATIAFVGISALLEGEEGEAIASPTLGDRIHMDFPENQIKFLKKLRKKSDKPIIAVVTGGSPMEMHEVHDIADAVLWVGYPGQEGGNAVADILFGDACPSGRLPITFPMSVEDLPPFENYDMTDRTYRYMSKKPMYPFGFGLSYSRFEYSNLELEKTQISKKDSVRAQVTVKNTGDLAGDEVVQLYVSDVEATVRVPNWALKDFRRVSLESGKSQSVTFELTPDMFSLIDEKGNHLIEPGDFRVLIGGCSPGERGAELGACEPAEAVITVK from the coding sequence GTGGCACACGAAAAATTCAGAGATACTGATACGCCCGCAGATGAAAGAATCAAGGATCTGCTTTCCAAAATGACACTCGAAGAAAAGGTCTCACAAATGCTGCACGAATCCGCCGCCATACCCAAACTGGGTATCCCTGCTTATACGTGGTGGAACGAATGTCTGCACGGTGTGGCCCGCTCGGGACGAGCTTCGGTGTTTCCCCAGGCCATTGGTATGGCCGCTGCTTTTGATGATGATCTTGTTTACAGAGTGGCTGATGCAATCTCGGATGAAGCGCGGGCCATTTTTCACGCAGCCGAGGATAGAAAATCGTTGCCACGCTATAGCGGTCTGACCTTTTGGACGCCCAATATCAATATTTTCAGGGACCCGCGCTGGGGGCGGGGACAGGAAACCTATGGGGAAGATCCGGTATTGACCGCCAGATTGGGGGTTGCCTTTGTGAAAGGGCTGCAGGGCGATCATCCGAAATATATGAAAGCCGCGGCCTGTGCCAAGCATTATGCTGTTCACAGCGGTCCGGAAGGCAACCGGCATCATTTTAACGCGCAAGCGGGGCTCAAAGATATGCAGGAAACCTATCTGCCCGCATTCAAGGCTCTGGTGGACGCCGGGGTGGAGGCGGTCATGTGTGCCTATAATCGCACCAATGATGAAGCCTGCTGCGGCAGTCAGGTGCTGATCCAGGATATACTTCGGGATCACTGGGGATTTGAGGGGCACGTGGTATCTGACTGCTGGGCGATCCGTGATTTTCATGAACATCACAACGTCACGAAAAACGCCGTCGAATCCGCAGCCCTGGCACTCAAGCGCGGTATTAATTTGAACTGCGGAGATGTGTATAAAAATCTGACACAAGCCGTGAATCAGGGACTGGTCGAGGAAAAAGAGATCGATAAATCTCTTGCCTATCTGTTGAAAACAAAGATTAAACTGGGGCTGTTTGATCCGCCCGAAAACAATCCCTATACTCAAATTGGAACGGAGGTTATCGGTTGTGAAAAGCACCGGCAACTTTCAAGTGAAGTTGCACAAAAGTCCGTCGTTTTGCTAAAGAACGATGGCATACTGCCCCTGAAAAAGGATATCCGTTATTTGTTCGTCACCGGTCCCCAGGCGACGTCCACTGAAGTTCTGATGGGAAATTACTATGGTGTGAACGAGAAAATGGTCACCCTGCTGGAGGGTGTGGTGAATAAGCTGGAAGTTGGCAGTTTCATTCAGTACAAGCATGGTTGTCTGTTGGATCGGGATAATGCCAACCCCTTTGATTGGACCTCGGGTGACGCGACCGAAGCAGATGCGACAATCGCATTTGTGGGAATTTCTGCGTTGCTGGAAGGGGAAGAGGGAGAAGCCATTGCTTCGCCGACTCTGGGTGATAGAATTCACATGGATTTTCCGGAAAACCAGATCAAGTTTTTGAAAAAACTGCGGAAAAAAAGTGACAAACCGATCATTGCCGTGGTCACCGGAGGCAGTCCCATGGAAATGCACGAGGTACATGACATTGCAGATGCGGTGCTCTGGGTGGGGTATCCGGGACAGGAAGGCGGCAACGCAGTGGCGGATATTCTGTTCGGGGACGCCTGTCCGTCCGGACGACTGCCCATTACCTTTCCCATGTCTGTAGAGGATTTACCGCCGTTTGAGAATTACGACATGACCGACCGGACCTATCGGTATATGTCCAAAAAACCCATGTACCCGTTCGGGTTCGGACTGAGTTACAGCCGTTTTGAATACTCGAATCTGGAACTGGAAAAAACACAAATCAGCAAAAAAGACAGCGTTCGTGCACAGGTTACAGTTAAAAACACCGGAGATCTGGCCGGTGATGAGGTGGTGCAGCTTTATGTATCCGATGTTGAGGCTACGGTTCGGGTGCCGAACTGGGCGTTGAAAGATTTTCGGCGCGTGTCCCTGGAAAGCGGGAAGAGTCAAAGCGTTACATTTGAGTTAACACCTGATATGTTTTCGCTGATCGATGAAAAGGGCAATCATTTGATCGAGCCCGGTGATTTTCGGGTGTTGATCGGCGGCTGTTCTCCGGGTGAGCGCGGCGCTGAGCTGGGCGCTTGCGAACCGGCTGAAGCGGTCATCACTGTAAAATAA
- a CDS encoding right-handed parallel beta-helix repeat-containing protein: MFRKKIFFSILLGFCLGSGYLHTAAGDIALPDGSKFAYWRDQTEYSRVYHVSQAHPEASDENSGTRSRPFRTINHAAQVVRPGEKVVVHSGVYREKIAPKHGGLSSRAMVCYTAAPGEHVVVKGSVVLNADWEMSADPKSQKDLRVRSYSHKLWQTTLPQDVFPNNCNPFLIPNASDEEIHAMHWAHQWKGRIPYTLGRGLVFQNGRRLTQMGIYEDLTSFQGTYWVDTENAVLHVHPFGSYQPDSSIFEVTVHQQLFKPETMGVGYIKLQGFIFEHAANGFPRIGTGAVYVNNGHHWIIQNNVVRQVNSVGIETGARTAEYRSLDDSGAERRRSRDHKGGFMIRDNEVYECGTGGIQGHTVRHSLLENNHIHHIGWQDVERYWECAGVKWLRSEHNLIINNYVHDIESACAIWLDWDNRNSRVTRNVIHDIAPCYNGAVFIEASKVPNWVDHNIIWNADCIAISLFDTDNARVMHNLIGESRNPVTAMINTDRSLDGEPLTSLDNLIRNNIFYNVRELPMIKNPQNICDRNIYVDHKGRLDLDRWFEQWECGGSVEQFELQLLPCTLELIWMADVPLPGVPIESGMSMDMTNSERQHPTTAGPFQIKVNERVKFLLNDILELTE, from the coding sequence ATGTTTCGAAAAAAGATATTTTTTTCTATTTTATTAGGATTTTGTCTTGGTTCAGGATATTTGCATACTGCCGCAGGCGATATCGCTCTTCCAGACGGGTCAAAATTTGCTTACTGGCGGGATCAAACCGAATATAGTCGGGTCTATCATGTGAGTCAGGCGCATCCCGAGGCTTCTGATGAAAACAGCGGAACGCGCAGTCGGCCGTTCAGGACCATTAATCATGCGGCACAGGTCGTCAGGCCCGGAGAAAAAGTTGTGGTTCACAGTGGTGTGTACCGGGAAAAGATCGCGCCCAAACACGGCGGTTTGTCATCCCGGGCCATGGTCTGCTATACAGCGGCGCCGGGTGAGCATGTGGTTGTCAAAGGGTCTGTCGTTTTGAACGCTGACTGGGAAATGTCTGCCGATCCGAAAAGTCAAAAAGATCTGCGAGTGCGCAGTTATTCTCATAAATTGTGGCAGACCACTTTACCTCAGGATGTTTTCCCGAACAACTGCAATCCGTTCCTGATACCCAACGCCAGTGATGAGGAAATTCATGCGATGCACTGGGCGCATCAGTGGAAAGGCCGCATACCCTATACCCTTGGGCGCGGACTGGTGTTTCAGAACGGCAGGCGACTGACCCAGATGGGCATTTATGAAGATTTGACGTCATTTCAGGGCACCTATTGGGTGGATACGGAAAATGCCGTTCTGCACGTTCATCCGTTCGGATCGTATCAACCGGATTCCAGCATTTTTGAGGTTACCGTGCATCAACAGTTGTTCAAACCCGAAACCATGGGGGTTGGATATATCAAACTGCAGGGTTTCATCTTTGAACATGCCGCCAATGGTTTTCCACGTATCGGGACAGGTGCGGTTTACGTGAATAACGGACATCACTGGATCATACAGAATAATGTGGTTCGTCAGGTCAATTCTGTCGGAATAGAAACCGGAGCGCGTACGGCTGAATATCGCAGTCTTGATGATTCAGGCGCGGAACGCAGACGTTCCCGCGATCATAAAGGCGGATTTATGATCCGGGATAACGAGGTTTATGAATGCGGCACCGGCGGCATTCAGGGACATACGGTGCGGCACTCTCTGCTTGAAAACAATCATATTCATCATATCGGCTGGCAGGATGTGGAGCGATACTGGGAATGCGCCGGCGTCAAATGGCTGAGAAGTGAGCATAATCTTATTATTAACAATTATGTACATGATATCGAATCCGCCTGTGCGATCTGGCTGGATTGGGATAACCGCAACAGCCGGGTGACCCGAAATGTAATTCATGACATTGCCCCCTGTTATAACGGCGCTGTTTTCATTGAAGCGTCCAAGGTTCCGAACTGGGTGGATCATAATATTATTTGGAATGCCGACTGTATTGCAATCTCTTTATTCGATACGGACAACGCCCGGGTGATGCATAACCTCATCGGCGAGTCGAGAAATCCGGTGACCGCAATGATCAACACAGACCGGTCTCTGGACGGAGAGCCGCTGACATCTCTTGATAATTTGATCCGTAACAATATTTTTTACAACGTGCGGGAGCTGCCTATGATTAAGAATCCGCAGAATATCTGCGACCGCAATATCTATGTGGATCATAAAGGCAGACTCGATCTTGACCGCTGGTTTGAACAGTGGGAATGCGGAGGATCAGTAGAGCAGTTTGAGCTGCAGCTTTTACCGTGTACTCTGGAGTTAATATGGATGGCGGATGTGCCATTACCGGGTGTACCGATAGAGTCTGGCATGAGTATGGATATGACCAACAGTGAGAGACAGCATCCCACGACTGCGGGCCCTTTTCAGATAAAGGTGAACGAACGGGTGAAATTCTTATTAAATGATATTCTTGAACTGACCGAATGA
- a CDS encoding sulfatase-like hydrolase/transferase, which yields MESRRSFLKKSLYSGAALSATGLLSVCSGRKKPNVLFIICDDLNDMVEGMGGHPQVKTPNIKRLMNKGKTFLNAHCNSPLCAPSRASMLSGLYPHTSGYYRIRNNEGDYLDWWDYPVLKQSHTMMQHFKNYGYHVMGAGKIFHQHEEDYSHFHEYGPKHSWGPYPWDGKTEKTGWGGAESYPGNYGSFSIDANYARLSNIPEILPDPEKGIPGYKGWRLYGKPFKYNGPDDRDLMPDELNAKWAGEKLAKQYDKPFLMMVGINRPHAAAFRAR from the coding sequence ATGGAATCGCGTAGATCATTTTTAAAAAAATCTTTATATTCCGGTGCGGCATTATCCGCAACAGGTCTGCTGTCTGTGTGCAGTGGCAGGAAAAAACCGAATGTGCTGTTTATCATTTGTGATGATCTGAATGATATGGTTGAGGGTATGGGAGGCCATCCTCAGGTAAAAACCCCCAACATCAAGCGTCTGATGAACAAAGGCAAGACATTCCTGAATGCGCATTGCAATTCGCCTCTGTGTGCGCCGTCGCGCGCCAGTATGCTGTCGGGATTGTATCCGCATACATCCGGTTACTATCGTATCCGCAACAATGAGGGCGACTATCTGGACTGGTGGGACTATCCGGTGCTCAAACAATCTCACACCATGATGCAGCATTTCAAAAATTATGGCTACCATGTGATGGGAGCGGGCAAAATTTTTCACCAACATGAAGAGGATTATTCGCATTTTCACGAATACGGCCCCAAACACAGCTGGGGACCCTATCCCTGGGACGGCAAAACCGAGAAAACCGGCTGGGGCGGCGCCGAGAGTTATCCCGGTAATTACGGATCGTTTTCCATTGACGCCAATTATGCCCGCTTGAGTAATATTCCCGAGATCCTGCCCGATCCGGAAAAAGGGATTCCCGGATATAAAGGTTGGCGTTTGTATGGTAAACCGTTTAAATACAACGGACCGGATGACCGCGATTTAATGCCGGATGAACTGAATGCCAAGTGGGCCGGTGAAAAACTGGCGAAACAGTATGACAAACCGTTTCTGATGATGGTGGGTATCAACCGGCCGCATGCTGCCGCTTTTCGCGCCCGATGA
- a CDS encoding sulfatase-like hydrolase/transferase: MLPLFAPDEFFDLYKLDEIELVKIKKDDLNDIFPQGKESYTSNTIHWGFMKYERLTRTDRDQALREWTQAYLANVSFLDAQIGKILDALENSRYAENTLVLFTSDHGYHLGEKNWLFKNSVWEESTRVPFVAAGPGLEAGSECRQPVSLIDIYPTLTDYCGLPGNPHAQTSGFELDGQSLVPLFKSKRPDEFDDYYALTAVGGLNQTEDTQVKLNRSHYTLRTDRYRYTRHGDGIRELYDHRNDPHEWNNLAGKPEYKDIEKQLSERLQSIVWNNKKPDFGL; the protein is encoded by the coding sequence ATGCTGCCGCTTTTCGCGCCCGATGAGTTTTTCGACTTGTACAAGTTGGATGAGATCGAACTGGTTAAAATAAAAAAAGATGATTTGAACGATATTTTTCCACAGGGAAAAGAATCCTACACATCCAATACGATCCACTGGGGCTTTATGAAATACGAACGATTAACCCGAACCGATCGGGATCAGGCTTTGCGCGAGTGGACCCAGGCCTATCTTGCCAATGTTTCCTTCCTGGACGCGCAGATCGGGAAAATTCTGGATGCCCTGGAGAACAGCCGATACGCGGAAAATACCTTGGTCCTGTTTACCAGCGACCACGGTTATCACCTGGGTGAAAAAAACTGGTTGTTTAAAAATTCTGTCTGGGAAGAAAGCACACGTGTGCCTTTTGTGGCAGCCGGGCCCGGTCTTGAAGCCGGCAGTGAATGTCGGCAGCCGGTATCCTTGATCGATATATATCCCACATTAACCGATTATTGCGGTCTGCCGGGTAATCCACATGCACAAACTTCCGGATTTGAACTTGACGGCCAGAGTCTGGTCCCCTTGTTCAAGTCGAAACGCCCCGATGAGTTTGATGACTATTATGCTTTGACCGCTGTTGGCGGATTGAATCAGACAGAGGATACGCAAGTCAAGCTAAATCGCTCCCATTATACCCTGAGAACGGACCGGTATCGATATACCCGTCATGGAGACGGCATCCGGGAGTTGTATGATCATCGCAACGATCCCCATGAATGGAACAACCTGGCCGGCAAGCCGGAATATAAGGATATCGAGAAACAACTGTCTGAGCGACTGCAATCGATCGTCTGGAATAATAAAAAGCCGGATTTTGGTTTATGA
- a CDS encoding sulfatase — protein MKRRQFIKTAAWGLGLAGLGGYCCSISVRPNILFIAVDDLRPELGCYGESHIISPNIDKLAREGVRFENSHCNVPVCGASRASLLTGVRPSPQRFIYWHTWADKDLPGHLSLPRYLKQNGYHTISNGKIYHHRTDDMEAWSEEPWHPKGDWFDKGYLAEETREKIIPNPRSDQPSSTIGPAWETADVDDSNYPDGKIADKSIRDLERLAKLDQPFFLGVGFKKPHLPFNAPKKYWDLYEHDEIQLTENSYIPENAPPESIHNSPELRYNYSGVPEAKPLPDDYAKWLVHGYQACVSYIDALVGRVLDKLKALKLADNTIVIFWGDHGWNLGEHTMWCKHCNYETSLSAPIIVKAPGMESDRVSNALVEFVDIYPSLVELCGLPIPEHCQGSSFVPLLKKPDREWKKATFSRYHQGNTVTTERFQYTEYRDMQTDEFLARMLYDHERDPYENINVAESAEYKEKVEQMAALLQEGWKPHQRQ, from the coding sequence ATGAAAAGGCGACAATTCATTAAAACTGCTGCTTGGGGATTAGGTCTGGCTGGTTTGGGCGGCTATTGCTGTTCTATATCCGTACGCCCGAATATCCTGTTCATAGCTGTGGATGACCTGAGACCGGAACTCGGCTGTTACGGCGAATCACATATCATTTCACCCAATATTGATAAACTGGCCAGAGAAGGGGTGCGGTTTGAAAACTCTCACTGTAACGTGCCGGTTTGCGGGGCTTCCCGCGCGAGTCTGTTGACCGGTGTGCGCCCCTCGCCTCAGCGATTCATTTACTGGCATACCTGGGCGGACAAGGATCTGCCGGGGCATTTGTCGCTGCCGAGATATTTAAAGCAAAACGGATATCACACCATTTCCAACGGCAAGATTTATCATCATCGCACAGACGATATGGAAGCCTGGAGTGAGGAACCGTGGCATCCCAAAGGTGACTGGTTTGATAAAGGATATCTGGCTGAGGAAACTCGGGAAAAGATCATCCCCAATCCGCGCTCTGACCAGCCCAGTTCGACCATCGGTCCCGCCTGGGAGACGGCGGATGTGGATGATTCCAATTATCCCGATGGCAAAATTGCGGACAAATCCATCCGGGATTTGGAAAGACTGGCAAAGTTGGATCAGCCCTTCTTTTTGGGCGTGGGGTTCAAAAAGCCGCATCTGCCGTTCAATGCGCCCAAGAAATACTGGGACCTTTACGAACATGATGAAATTCAACTGACGGAGAATTCCTACATTCCTGAAAACGCACCGCCGGAATCGATTCACAATTCACCGGAATTGCGTTACAATTATTCCGGCGTACCCGAAGCCAAACCGCTTCCAGACGACTACGCTAAATGGCTGGTGCATGGGTATCAGGCCTGTGTAAGCTACATCGATGCCCTGGTTGGACGTGTCCTGGATAAATTGAAAGCCCTGAAATTGGCGGACAATACCATCGTTATCTTTTGGGGGGATCACGGCTGGAATCTGGGTGAGCACACCATGTGGTGCAAACATTGCAATTACGAGACTTCTTTGAGCGCCCCGATCATCGTCAAGGCGCCGGGTATGGAGAGTGACAGGGTTTCAAATGCGCTGGTCGAATTTGTGGATATTTATCCGTCACTGGTTGAACTCTGCGGACTGCCGATACCGGAACATTGTCAGGGCTCCAGTTTTGTACCGCTGCTGAAAAAACCGGATCGGGAATGGAAAAAGGCCACATTCAGCCGATATCATCAAGGCAACACCGTGACCACAGAGCGTTTCCAGTACACGGAATATAGAGATATGCAGACCGATGAATTTTTGGCGCGGATGCTCTACGATCATGAGCGCGATCCCTATGAAAATATCAATGTGGCGGAATCGGCCGAGTACAAGGAAAAAGTTGAACAGATGGCCGCGCTGCTGCAGGAAGGCTGGAAACCGCATCAAAGGCAATAG